The nucleotide window GTTGTTCGCCGTCCGCCATCGTCCTGTGAAGAGTATCCGCGGTTGGCACCGCGTCACGCTTCGTCACGGGGTCAGCCGCCTTCGCTCCGGGCAACGATACAGTCTCGGTCTGAGATTCCACGACCCCGCCTGAGACATCCCGAAGTCCCGACAGCATCCGAAGGACCGGGCCCGTCGGTTACGGCGCCCGCTTCTTGGCGGGAGACGGAGGCCGGCAGGGGCCGGGCCGATTCAGATCGTTCGGCAGAGTCGTCCGGGCATCGACGCAGGCGGAGTCGAGCTGGGCCTGCGTGAGACCCGTCACGGAGCCGAGGTCGGCTCCCTGCAAGTCGGCCTGGTGCAGGTCCGCATCGTCGAGCCGGGCGCCGGTCAGATCTGCTCCCGAGAAATTCGCGCCCCGAAGATCCGCCTCCTGCAGGTTGGCATGCGCGAGTTTCGCGCGGCTGAAGTCGGCTGCGCGCAGGTCGGCCGACACCAGATTGGCGGATTCCAAGGTCGCATCGTTGAACCGGGCGTTCCGCAACGAGACCTTCGGCGCATAGGTTTCACTGAGGTCGGCGGCCGTGAACGTGGCTCCTGTTCCGGTCGTGCCGATGAGAATCGCGTGGTCCATCCGGGCATTCCGGAAGTCGGCTCCATCCACCATCGCAAGGTAGATGACGGCCATTCTGAGGTTGGCGGCCCGTAGATTGGTGCCGGCGAGCCTTGCGCCTTCGAGGTTGACCCCCTCAAGGTCGGCTCGGTGGAAGTTCGCCGCCTGCAAGTCAGAAAACCGGAGGTCGGCTCCCCTCAACAGCGCATCCTGGAAGTTTGCTTCCGTCAGGTCGGCCTCATCGAAGTAGGCTCCCTCCAGGTCCGCGTCGATGAGCTGGGCTCCGCGCAGAAGCGCGCCGTCGAACAGAGCGCCTTGCAGATTTGCCCCTTTCATATGGGCCTTGCTCAGGTCGGTGCGGCGGAGGTCCGCTTCCAGCAGATCGGCGCCGGAGAAAATCGCACGAGGCAGGAGGGCTCCGTAAAAGTGACCGTCCGCGAGGTCGGCATCGGTGAAATCGGCGGCGGTCAGATCCGCCCCTTCAAAATGAGCCCGTTCCAGAGCGGACTCCCGAAGGCGGGCTCCGATCAGAGCCGCCCCCAAGAAGGCCGCTTCGTCCCCGACGGCGCGCGAAAGATCCGCACCAGACAGCCGGGCCCGCCGTAGATCGGCCCCGGAGAGGTTGGCCGCCTGCATGCGCGCCTTCGTGAGATCCGCCTCGGCCAGTCTGGCCTGAGCCAGCGCACTCCGTGATAGGTCGGCTTGCCCCAGCAGGGCACCCTCCAGGTCGGCCCGCTCCAAATTCGCGCCCGCGAGCTGGGCCCGACGCAGATCCGCCTGACACAGGTTGGCCTTCCGATGGCCGGGATGATGCCGCTGCTCCAGCCACTGACCGTGTGACCGGACGACGGCCTGCAACACCTTCGCGGAGACCGGCTTCCTCTTGTAGGGACCGGCGCAGGTTTTCGCCGGCGGCGGCGATCCGGTTCCCTCCGTGACGGCGAAGACCGTCACGGGCGCGAACAGAGCGGCGGTGAGTATTCCGGGAACCATCCACGACCGAAGAGCGGTATGCCTCACCAGATTTCTCCTTGGGAGCACCGGCCGATGGAGGCCGGACTCGTCATTGTCCCTGCATCGCCAGCCGTCGGACGTAGGCCACCACGTCCTGCATCTCTCCGTCAGTGAGCTGCCCGCGCCATGCATGCATCGGACTGAAGACCATGCCGTGCTCGACCGTTCTGAGCAGATCTTCGTCCGACTTGAGGTAGGAGCCGAACCGGTGAAAATCGGCCGGCCTCACTCGCAGTGATGCGGCCTCCGGCCCGTCTCCCCAACCGCCCGGTCCGTGACAACTCTGACAATGTCGCTCGTATACCTGCTTCCCGCGCGTGACATCGGGAGGATAGTCCTGAGCCAGGAGGGTCGACGGCGCCACTAGAATCGAGAGGATCAAACAGCTCCCCCGCAACGATCGGGGCATGTGGCGCCTCAACTCTTCTTCAACGATTCCTTTCCGCAGTCGAGACATCGATAATCATACATCGGCATTGGACACCTCACGAACCTTCTTCTTCGCCCGTTTTTCACGGAATTTCCGGAGTTCGATACCCACAGCTTCAAAGGCCTTACGGATTGCTCCCTCGAACGTCTTGTTGTCCTTGCGCGCGCTGATGGTATGCCGTCCCGGCAACGAAACGACTACGAGAGCTTCGGCGACATCAGAAGATTTCTTGTGATGAACGTTTTTGGTCAACGTCACCCGCCCATAGACCAGGTCGTCGTGCCCCCGCTGCAGGGCAGCCATCCGTGCTTCGATCTCTCGTCTCCAGCGAGGGGGTCATTCCGACATGACGGCGCTCGACCTCCAAGTTCACGGGACCTCCTCAGGTAACCTCTTCCCGCGCATAGGTCCAGCAAAGGACATGCCGCTCTTGGAGCCGAGTCCGGGGTGAGAGATGCCAGGCTAGAGGTTGATATTTATGCCGCTTGGATCTCATCCGACTCTTCACCTCGTGCTCCTGTCGCATTATTCCTCAGATCCCTTCCCCGCTGTTGAAGCCGAATGGGACAACAGGGTTGCGGGAACGAAGACTCGTGGTAGAAACCTTCTGGAACGTGCCTTGCGTAAGCGGCTGGTGATGCCGACGCTCACGAAACAAAACCTTGCCGGTTACCTCCGGGACCGCTTC belongs to Nitrospira sp. and includes:
- a CDS encoding pentapeptide repeat-containing protein, producing MRHTALRSWMVPGILTAALFAPVTVFAVTEGTGSPPPAKTCAGPYKRKPVSAKVLQAVVRSHGQWLEQRHHPGHRKANLCQADLRRAQLAGANLERADLEGALLGQADLSRSALAQARLAEADLTKARMQAANLSGADLRRARLSGADLSRAVGDEAAFLGAALIGARLRESALERAHFEGADLTAADFTDADLADGHFYGALLPRAIFSGADLLEADLRRTDLSKAHMKGANLQGALFDGALLRGAQLIDADLEGAYFDEADLTEANFQDALLRGADLRFSDLQAANFHRADLEGVNLEGARLAGTNLRAANLRMAVIYLAMVDGADFRNARMDHAILIGTTGTGATFTAADLSETYAPKVSLRNARFNDATLESANLVSADLRAADFSRAKLAHANLQEADLRGANFSGADLTGARLDDADLHQADLQGADLGSVTGLTQAQLDSACVDARTTLPNDLNRPGPCRPPSPAKKRAP
- a CDS encoding cytochrome c, yielding MPRSLRGSCLILSILVAPSTLLAQDYPPDVTRGKQVYERHCQSCHGPGGWGDGPEAASLRVRPADFHRFGSYLKSDEDLLRTVEHGMVFSPMHAWRGQLTDGEMQDVVAYVRRLAMQGQ